A section of the Hevea brasiliensis isolate MT/VB/25A 57/8 chromosome 17, ASM3005281v1, whole genome shotgun sequence genome encodes:
- the LOC110639729 gene encoding uncharacterized protein LOC110639729 isoform X1, which translates to MGSQALSSSCFFRSNWVALNSSQPSSSSSSLKPSILLPLKAKNPPYPLHANAITVTFSFPRFHRLKTRAALDEKDQSPPTPLLVQQQEEKEEEEVRTQSNPEVEESVKVLKNAAKTRKVAAKEVLSALAVIEKAKMDPSGFLETLGGSKSPGRTWMLIFTAEKQLKGGRYFPLTAVQRFDAAEKRIENGVYLGPIGCLTFEGRFTWKNRILAFIFELVRVKIGPLNPLEISLGQIDDREPSTKDPFFIWFYIDEEIAVARGRSGGTAFWCRCRRVTT; encoded by the exons ATGGGCTCTCAAGCGCTATCATCCTCATGTTTCTTTCGCTCAAACTGGGTGGCTTTAAATTCTTCTCAACCATCATCTTCGTCATCAAGCCTCAAGCCTTCTATACTTCTTCCTCTCAAAGCCAAAAATCCTCCATACCCTCTTCATGCCAATGCCATTACTGTTACCTTCTCTTTCCCCAGATTCCACAGGTTGAAAACCAGAGCTGCCCTTGATGAAAAAGACCAAAGCCCTCCTACCCCACTTCTTGTTCAACAGCAAGAAGAAAAAGAGGAGGAAGAAGTGCGGACTCAAAGCAACCCA GAGGTAGAGGAGAGTGTGAAAGTGCTCAAGAATGCTGCAAAGACAAGAAAGGTTGCGGCAAAGGAGGTTTTATCAGCTCTAGCTGTGATTGAGAAGGCTAAAATGGATCCCTCAGGGTTTCTTGAAACACTTGGTGGGTCAAAATCCCCAGGCAGAACTTGGATGCTTATTTTCACTGCTGAG AAGCAATTGAAGGGTGGAAGATACTTCCCTCTTACTGCTGTTCAGAGGTTTGATGCTGCT GAAAAGAGGATTGAAAATGGAGTATATCTTGGGCCAATTGGATGCTTAACATTTGAAGGCAGATTTACATGGAAAAACAGGATATTGGCCTTCATTTTTGAGCTTGTTCGTGTGAAAATTGGACCTCTAAATCCTTTGGAGATCAGTCTTGGCCAAATCGACGATAGAGAACCAAGCACCAAAGATCCATTCTTTATATGGTTTTACATTGACGAAGAAATAGCAGTTGCTCGAGGCAGGAGCGGGGGAACTGCATTTTGGTGTCGATGTCGTCGTGTTACTACCTGA
- the LOC110639729 gene encoding uncharacterized protein LOC110639729 isoform X2, with protein sequence MGSQALSSSCFFRSNWVALNSSQPSSSSSSLKPSILLPLKAKNPPYPLHANAITVTFSFPRFHRLKTRAALDEKDQSPPTPLLVQQQEEKEEEEVRTQSNPEVEESVKVLKNAAKTRKVAAKEVLSALAVIEKAKMDPSGFLETLGGSKSPGRTWMLIFTAEQLKGGRYFPLTAVQRFDAAEKRIENGVYLGPIGCLTFEGRFTWKNRILAFIFELVRVKIGPLNPLEISLGQIDDREPSTKDPFFIWFYIDEEIAVARGRSGGTAFWCRCRRVTT encoded by the exons ATGGGCTCTCAAGCGCTATCATCCTCATGTTTCTTTCGCTCAAACTGGGTGGCTTTAAATTCTTCTCAACCATCATCTTCGTCATCAAGCCTCAAGCCTTCTATACTTCTTCCTCTCAAAGCCAAAAATCCTCCATACCCTCTTCATGCCAATGCCATTACTGTTACCTTCTCTTTCCCCAGATTCCACAGGTTGAAAACCAGAGCTGCCCTTGATGAAAAAGACCAAAGCCCTCCTACCCCACTTCTTGTTCAACAGCAAGAAGAAAAAGAGGAGGAAGAAGTGCGGACTCAAAGCAACCCA GAGGTAGAGGAGAGTGTGAAAGTGCTCAAGAATGCTGCAAAGACAAGAAAGGTTGCGGCAAAGGAGGTTTTATCAGCTCTAGCTGTGATTGAGAAGGCTAAAATGGATCCCTCAGGGTTTCTTGAAACACTTGGTGGGTCAAAATCCCCAGGCAGAACTTGGATGCTTATTTTCACTGCTGAG CAATTGAAGGGTGGAAGATACTTCCCTCTTACTGCTGTTCAGAGGTTTGATGCTGCT GAAAAGAGGATTGAAAATGGAGTATATCTTGGGCCAATTGGATGCTTAACATTTGAAGGCAGATTTACATGGAAAAACAGGATATTGGCCTTCATTTTTGAGCTTGTTCGTGTGAAAATTGGACCTCTAAATCCTTTGGAGATCAGTCTTGGCCAAATCGACGATAGAGAACCAAGCACCAAAGATCCATTCTTTATATGGTTTTACATTGACGAAGAAATAGCAGTTGCTCGAGGCAGGAGCGGGGGAACTGCATTTTGGTGTCGATGTCGTCGTGTTACTACCTGA